In Aerococcaceae bacterium zg-252, the genomic window ATGATATTTTACATCGTGGTTTAGGTTTATCAGCACAAGAAATCGGTGAAATTTTCACTGAGTGGAATAATGGTGAGTTAGATAGTTTCTTAATGGAAATCTCTGCTCAAATTTTAAAAACAAATGACCCTGAAACAGGTAAACCAATGGTTGAAGTGATTATGGACCGTGCTGGTAATAAAGGGACAGGTAAATGGACTTCTCAAAGTGCGTTAGACTTAGGTGAACCATTGTCATTAATTACAGAATCAGTATTTGCACGTTATATTTCAAGTCAAAAAGAGCAACGTGTTAAAGCAAGTGAAGTAATTCCAAATGTTGATGCTAAAGTAACGGTTGAGGGCGAAGAACGTACACAACTTATCGAAGCAATTCGTCAAGCATTATACTTCAGTAAAATTATGAGTTATGCTCAAGGATTTGCGCAAATGCGTGAAGCAAGTGATGTCTATGGTTGGGATTTACCGTATGGTGAAATTGCAAGTATTTTCCGTGCAGGTTGTATCATTCGTGCGAAATTCTTACAAAAAATTACCGATGCGTATGAAAAAGATGCGAATTTAGCAAACTTAATGTTAGATGATTATTTCTTAGACATCGTATCAACGCATCATCAAGCTGTTCGACACGTTGTATCAGTTGCGATTGCGGCAGGTATTCCAGTACCAACATTCTCAGCTGCGATTGCTTACTACGATTCTTATCGTTCAGCAGTCTTACCAGCTAATTTAATTCAAGCACAACGTGACTTCTTTGGTGCTCACACTTATAATCGTGTTGACAAACCAGGAACATTCCACTTCCACTGGAATGATGTTCGTGAAGAGCAATTAGAAGATTAATCAAGCAATAAAAACGGGGTGAGAGCCTCGTTTTTTCGTTTCTAATTAAAGAATCATATTTTTATGCAAATATTTTATTGAAAATAGCCTAAATTAAGCAATTATGGTAGCTTTCTCATTAAAAATTGTGTAATATAAGAATGAAAGCATTTAAAGTTTAATGAAACAATTAAGTTTGTCGGTTTTAAATCATTTTATGGAGGGTACATTCAATGAATGAAAATAAAAATTATCGTGTATTGATTATCGAAGATGAGAAAAATTTAGCACGATTCGTTGATTTAGAATTACAACATGAAGGCTATGAAACCCATATTTGTAATGACGGTCGCAGTGGCTTAGAAGCTGCATTAAATCACAATTGGGATGTTATTTTATTAGATTTAATGTTACCAGAGTTAAATGGACTTGAAGTGTGTCGCCGTATTCGTCCAATTAAAGATACACCAATTATTATTATGACAGCACGTGATTCGGTAATGGATCGTGTATCAGGATTAGATCAAGGTGCAGATGACTACATTGTTAAGCCTTTTGCAATTGAAGAATTATTAGCTCGTTTACGTGCTTTATTCCGTCGTATTGAGACAGAAGAGGAGCAACGAACACCGCAACAGCCAATCGTTAAATATCGTGATTTAGTCGTGGAAAAAGCTAGTCGTATTGTGCGTCGTAATGATGAAGTGATAGATTTAACCAAGCGTGAATACGAATTATTACTTTACTTAATGGAAAACTTAAATAAAGTGATGTCTCGTGAAGTATTATTAGACGAAGTATGGGAATATAAATCTGAAGTTGAAACAAATGTTGTCGATGTTTATATTCGTTATTTACGCAATAAAATTGATTTACCAAATCAAGAAAGCTATATCCAAACAGTTCGTGGTACTGGATATGTAATGAGAACGTAATGATGAAGATGCAATGGTTTAAAAGAGAACAACCCATTTCCCTAAAATGGAAATGGGGAGTTTTGTTATTTACAGTATTTTTTGTTGTTGGTGTCGGTGGGCTGTTATTATATCATAACCATTTACGCAATGCACAACGTGAAGCATTGATGAGTGTGTATCAAGAACAATTTGATGCCGTAGTGGATTATCTTGAAAGTTTTGATACTTTACATCAATTTAATTCGAGCGATATTGAATTGGAGCAGTTGCCGGAAGAAATTTTATTGACGATGAACAATGATGTGTTGAAATTTTTAGAATCTCAAACACATGATGAAGTGATTTTTCGTATTTTCAATCGCAATAATCGTTTAATTTATTTTACGAAACATATTCAATTACCTAAAATTGAAATGACCCAGCCATTGAAATTGATTGAAATTGATAAGGTAGTGCATTTAGTTGCGTCTGCACCGATTATGTCTAAACAATCCAATCGTCATGAGGGA contains:
- the gndA gene encoding NADP-dependent phosphogluconate dehydrogenase, translated to MSKQQIGVVGMAVMGRNIALNIESRGYSVALYNRTGSKTTSVIEENPGKNLKATYSVEEFVDSLEVPRKILLMVQAGKGTDLTIEALLPHLDKGDILIDGGNTFYKDTIRRSEYLANSGINFIGTGVSGGEEGALLGPSIMPGGQKEAYELVAPILEQIAAKASEDGKPCVTYIGPNGAGHYVKMVHNGIEYGDMQLIAESYDILHRGLGLSAQEIGEIFTEWNNGELDSFLMEISAQILKTNDPETGKPMVEVIMDRAGNKGTGKWTSQSALDLGEPLSLITESVFARYISSQKEQRVKASEVIPNVDAKVTVEGEERTQLIEAIRQALYFSKIMSYAQGFAQMREASDVYGWDLPYGEIASIFRAGCIIRAKFLQKITDAYEKDANLANLMLDDYFLDIVSTHHQAVRHVVSVAIAAGIPVPTFSAAIAYYDSYRSAVLPANLIQAQRDFFGAHTYNRVDKPGTFHFHWNDVREEQLED
- a CDS encoding response regulator transcription factor — protein: MNENKNYRVLIIEDEKNLARFVDLELQHEGYETHICNDGRSGLEAALNHNWDVILLDLMLPELNGLEVCRRIRPIKDTPIIIMTARDSVMDRVSGLDQGADDYIVKPFAIEELLARLRALFRRIETEEEQRTPQQPIVKYRDLVVEKASRIVRRNDEVIDLTKREYELLLYLMENLNKVMSREVLLDEVWEYKSEVETNVVDVYIRYLRNKIDLPNQESYIQTVRGTGYVMRT